The candidate division TA06 bacterium genome includes a window with the following:
- a CDS encoding fused MFS/spermidine synthase: protein MRSIKEKTVIYLLFFFSGLSGLIYETVWLRMLSRILGSTVYATSLVLAAFMAGLALGSYFTGKIVDNYTKPLWLYAVIEAGVGVTALIFMVGYNNLIPLYRVAYAFAGGSRMVLTIVQSSLLFFILIIPTSLMGSTLPLLASYTKRFNTEYSQRLGFLYSLNTFGAALGVIVSGLILIGLIGELNTVLIGVLINLAVSFAAMHLFNKRVIVSSEKQIQAGAGSISPYRLAIKKIILLMFALSGFTAMGYEIIWARTLQLYLGTSMYSFSMMLGIYLSGVALGGYTGALFSKRINDPLYVFGLAQACITIYSIIGFYFYGFFKPVTISSAIDFNNIILVPLVIIFPITFILGAIFPIISKGFVSEERTTGQSTGHLYSANTIGCILGSLFCGFVLVGFIGTKWSLLMLGGVNLMISVTALLLSLSRKNSVLYTSLLILATGAVLWWGSVAPDPFLSAIKNEMVRIYGKDAAIYFHKESSTASTTVIGRENDPMQSSLLVNGIGMTHLCIETKIMAHLPLLLCQNPKKILVVCFGMGTTLRSASRHQWLNCETVELVPETYECFDYFHGDGREVLSNPRVRHYIDDGRNFLLMRDNTYDVITMDPAPPLWSGGTVNLYSLEFFELCNQRLNSGGVMCLWVPPAAYTEVMMILATFNKAFPNAMAWGGPRFPGIYLTGFKEPYTADIERFKSADKDTAIINDLTEWDSLVPNPGSLLKYFLLHPTDLADFTRGAAIITDNNPYTEFPLWRQKYDPNRKYILDGNSLYRWKKLKNELLRKH, encoded by the coding sequence ATGCGCAGTATAAAAGAAAAAACAGTCATTTATCTATTATTTTTCTTTTCTGGCCTATCAGGGTTGATTTATGAAACTGTTTGGTTGAGAATGCTTTCCCGGATATTGGGTAGCACAGTCTATGCAACATCCTTGGTTTTGGCAGCCTTTATGGCCGGACTAGCTCTTGGCAGTTATTTTACTGGGAAAATAGTTGACAATTATACAAAGCCATTATGGTTATATGCCGTGATAGAAGCCGGGGTAGGAGTTACGGCATTAATCTTTATGGTCGGCTATAATAATTTGATTCCGTTGTATAGAGTTGCATACGCATTTGCAGGCGGCAGCAGGATGGTTCTGACCATTGTACAATCCTCGTTGCTTTTTTTTATTCTTATAATTCCTACCAGCCTGATGGGAAGTACACTGCCATTACTTGCATCCTACACAAAAAGATTTAACACGGAATACTCCCAAAGGCTGGGTTTTTTGTATTCCCTTAACACTTTTGGAGCAGCATTGGGTGTAATCGTCAGCGGTTTGATTTTAATTGGGCTGATCGGAGAATTGAATACTGTTTTAATCGGTGTGCTTATCAATCTTGCTGTTTCATTTGCCGCTATGCATTTATTCAATAAAAGGGTCATTGTTTCCAGCGAAAAACAAATCCAAGCAGGCGCAGGTAGTATCTCACCATACCGGCTGGCAATAAAAAAGATTATTTTACTTATGTTTGCCCTTAGTGGCTTTACTGCAATGGGTTATGAAATAATATGGGCTAGGACATTGCAATTGTATCTGGGCACATCAATGTATTCATTCAGTATGATGTTGGGCATTTATTTATCCGGCGTAGCTTTGGGTGGTTATACCGGGGCCCTGTTTTCAAAAAGGATCAATGATCCGTTATATGTTTTTGGGCTGGCTCAAGCATGTATAACAATATACAGCATTATCGGATTTTATTTTTACGGATTTTTCAAACCGGTCACCATCTCTTCAGCTATTGACTTCAACAATATAATATTGGTTCCTCTGGTAATTATTTTTCCCATAACTTTTATTTTAGGCGCTATATTTCCAATCATCTCCAAAGGTTTCGTCTCGGAGGAGAGAACTACAGGCCAAAGCACGGGCCATCTTTACTCAGCCAATACCATCGGGTGTATCTTGGGGTCGTTGTTTTGTGGCTTTGTACTGGTAGGATTTATAGGCACGAAATGGTCACTGTTGATGCTGGGCGGGGTCAACCTTATGATTTCCGTTACTGCTCTGCTGCTAAGCTTGAGCCGGAAAAATAGTGTTTTATACACTTCGTTGCTTATCCTGGCGACCGGGGCAGTTTTGTGGTGGGGATCGGTCGCCCCGGATCCTTTTTTATCTGCCATAAAAAATGAAATGGTCAGAATATATGGGAAGGATGCGGCTATCTACTTCCACAAAGAAAGTTCTACTGCATCCACTACTGTAATTGGCAGGGAAAATGACCCTATGCAATCCAGCCTACTGGTTAATGGCATTGGAATGACCCATTTGTGCATAGAAACAAAAATAATGGCTCATCTACCGCTTCTTCTATGCCAAAATCCCAAAAAAATCCTGGTGGTATGCTTTGGGATGGGGACGACTCTTCGCTCAGCCTCCCGCCATCAGTGGCTGAATTGCGAAACCGTGGAATTAGTGCCGGAAACATACGAATGCTTTGATTATTTTCATGGTGATGGCAGAGAAGTTCTATCCAACCCCCGTGTCAGACATTATATCGATGACGGACGTAATTTCCTTCTGATGCGTGACAATACTTATGACGTGATTACCATGGATCCAGCCCCTCCGTTGTGGAGCGGGGGCACGGTGAACCTGTATTCCCTGGAGTTTTTTGAATTATGCAATCAAAGACTGAATTCCGGCGGAGTAATGTGCCTTTGGGTGCCTCCGGCAGCTTATACAGAGGTAATGATGATTTTGGCTACATTTAATAAAGCTTTTCCCAATGCCATGGCTTGGGGCGGACCCCGCTTCCCTGGAATATATTTGACAGGCTTTAAAGAACCTTATACCGCAGATATTGAGCGTTTTAAATCTGCAGACAAAGATACCGCAATCATAAACGATCTGACCGAGTGGGATTCATTGGTGCCCAATCCTGGAAGTCTGCTGAAATACTTTCTCCTTCATCCAACTGATCTTGCGGATTTTACCAGGGGTGCAGCAATCATTACAGATAATAACCCTTACACGGAGTTTCCCCTTTGGCGACAAAAATATGACCCCAACCGTAAATATATATTAGATGGTAATTCTCTGTACCGATGGAAAAAATTAAAAAACGAATTATTACGGAAGCATTAG
- a CDS encoding sigma 54-interacting transcriptional regulator has translation MIKTIFKNDPAITFGRILLVVIMTGSAMALNRLGALPLNLGLAVWAGLAFCLFSTLLRLGHIKLINWGWDYGQMVLNVAWIFLFIRITGGAENPFSLLFFLAIIAAANTRLVKGAIFTATISGLAYAGILALEFQTFRKAAVIADKIDFISAFSADFLFRGYIYAICFYLVAAFAGLLAERLQAKGKLLEAANQAWEELRLSTGDILEKMGSGLLTLNTQGQIKFCNRAGAQILGLDPALVTGASHQTLLGEGLSPLSAILHQSLSGDPGRIIRNEVVLTVKDGREIPLGISTNAIRYGDGRLQGIIAIFQDLTEAKKIETRLQEMERLENVRELSQTLLQVIQPAIEQINREAAILMDSPEHGQAAETIKQKAEAIKKTMADFIRFARIENPENLPGPDEISSQEGAIIGQSNNFLDILRLVQQVAPSQSTVLILGESGTGKELIARELHRLSPRSASSFVSINCAALPETLLESELFGHVKGSFTGAFRDKPGLFQAAEGGTFFLDEVSETSPAIQVKLLRVLQEREVVPVGGSKPIKVDVRLISATNVDLYKAVEDGKFRRDLFYRLNVIQLELPPLRQRGQDILMLADYFLNKYCRRQGKSSKILSPEAREFLLGYRWPGNVRELENVMERAVVLSKGPSIEKNHLPSDLFKKSTNVIPDSGQIQQFQTKTSSSLKDEEKQIILSMIQSCGGNKTHAAKKLGIHYATLYRKLKLYGIKG, from the coding sequence ATGATAAAAACAATATTTAAAAACGATCCGGCCATAACATTTGGCCGGATCCTGTTGGTCGTCATAATGACTGGAAGCGCCATGGCCCTTAACCGTCTGGGGGCACTTCCTTTGAATTTAGGCCTGGCGGTATGGGCCGGCTTGGCCTTCTGCCTGTTTTCTACGCTGCTCAGGTTGGGCCATATCAAGCTTATCAACTGGGGATGGGATTACGGCCAGATGGTGCTTAACGTAGCATGGATATTTCTGTTCATAAGGATTACCGGGGGAGCCGAAAATCCGTTTTCCCTGCTGTTTTTTTTGGCAATCATAGCCGCCGCCAATACCCGGCTGGTCAAGGGAGCGATATTTACCGCAACCATCTCTGGTCTAGCTTACGCCGGAATACTGGCGCTGGAGTTTCAGACCTTCCGGAAAGCGGCCGTAATTGCAGATAAGATTGATTTTATATCGGCCTTCAGCGCCGATTTTTTGTTTAGGGGATATATCTATGCCATATGTTTTTATCTGGTGGCGGCCTTTGCTGGGCTTCTGGCCGAACGCCTGCAGGCCAAGGGAAAGCTGCTGGAAGCGGCCAACCAGGCCTGGGAAGAACTCAGGCTTTCCACCGGGGATATCCTGGAAAAAATGGGCAGCGGACTGCTGACCCTGAACACCCAGGGGCAGATCAAATTCTGCAACCGGGCGGGCGCCCAGATATTGGGACTTGATCCGGCCCTGGTGACCGGCGCCAGTCATCAGACCCTTCTGGGTGAGGGATTATCGCCGCTTTCGGCGATCCTGCATCAAAGTCTTTCCGGCGATCCTGGGCGGATCATCCGTAACGAGGTGGTTCTGACAGTAAAAGACGGCCGGGAGATCCCCCTGGGCATCAGCACCAATGCCATCCGCTATGGTGACGGCCGGCTGCAGGGTATCATTGCAATCTTTCAGGATCTGACGGAGGCCAAAAAGATCGAGACCAGACTTCAGGAAATGGAGCGCTTGGAAAATGTCAGGGAATTATCCCAAACCCTGCTGCAGGTGATCCAGCCGGCCATCGAGCAGATAAACCGGGAAGCTGCCATTTTGATGGACAGTCCGGAGCACGGTCAGGCCGCCGAGACCATAAAACAGAAGGCCGAGGCCATAAAAAAGACTATGGCCGATTTCATCCGCTTTGCCAGGATCGAAAACCCGGAAAACCTGCCCGGCCCAGATGAAATAAGCAGTCAGGAAGGCGCTATTATCGGGCAGAGTAATAATTTTCTGGATATTTTGAGATTGGTCCAGCAGGTGGCCCCCAGCCAGAGCACCGTTTTGATCCTTGGCGAATCCGGCACCGGAAAGGAGCTGATAGCCAGGGAACTTCACCGGCTCAGTCCCCGCAGTGCCTCCTCATTCGTGTCGATCAATTGTGCGGCACTGCCGGAGACCTTGCTGGAATCCGAGTTGTTTGGGCATGTCAAGGGTTCTTTTACCGGAGCCTTTCGCGACAAACCTGGCCTGTTTCAGGCGGCCGAGGGTGGCACCTTCTTTCTGGACGAGGTTTCCGAAACCTCTCCCGCCATTCAGGTAAAACTGCTGCGGGTGTTACAGGAGCGCGAAGTGGTGCCGGTGGGTGGCTCCAAGCCTATCAAAGTTGATGTCCGTCTGATATCTGCCACCAATGTCGATCTTTACAAGGCAGTGGAAGACGGAAAATTCCGCCGGGACCTTTTTTACCGGCTAAATGTCATCCAGCTGGAACTGCCGCCTTTGCGGCAGAGGGGCCAAGACATTTTAATGCTGGCCGATTATTTTCTGAATAAATACTGCCGCCGCCAGGGCAAGTCCTCCAAAATACTGTCACCGGAAGCCCGGGAATTCTTATTGGGCTACCGTTGGCCGGGGAATGTCCGGGAATTGGAGAATGTAATGGAGAGGGCGGTGGTCCTAAGCAAGGGACCGTCTATAGAAAAGAACCACCTGCCATCCGACCTTTTTAAAAAATCAACCAATGTTATTCCCGATTCTGGGCAGATACAGCAATTTCAAACTAAAACCTCCAGTTCGCTGAAGGACGAGGAAAAACAGATAATCTTGAGCATGATCCAAAGCTGCGGGGGAAACAAGACCCATGCAGCCAAGAAACTGGGCATCCATTACGCCACACTTTACCGTAAGCTGAAGCTGTACGGGATAAAGGGGTAA
- a CDS encoding type II secretion system F family protein has product MPIYIWKGRDSKSGIVSGELTAENEAAVIEALRKRNIIVSSVRNKPKDLMKLSFGAAKVSGKDLSIFTRQFATMINAGLPLVQCLEILGSQNDNPTMRKVIEQIKTDVEGGSTLAEAMKRQKTTFSELYINMAAAGEAGGILDNILNRLAIYLEKNEALVGKVKRSMIMPVILISVCIGAAAILLIFVIPIFEKMFAGMGAKLPGPTLFVVALSKFLQKWIIAIIVVVVGAVVGIKRWYKTDKGQLYLDSLMLKLPVLGDLQQKSAIARFARTLGTLLSSGVAIMDALEITAKTAGNRVVSDAIMFARKSIGGGETISGPLKTMKICPPMVVQMVAVGEATGGLDEMLNKIADFYDEEVDGAVEGLTAAMEPIIMVVLGLGIGGMVVAMYLPIFTMTSAMMGGK; this is encoded by the coding sequence ATGCCAATATATATATGGAAGGGCCGGGATTCCAAATCAGGGATCGTCTCGGGAGAACTGACCGCCGAGAACGAGGCAGCGGTAATTGAGGCGTTAAGGAAACGCAATATCATAGTCTCGTCGGTGAGGAACAAACCCAAAGATCTTATGAAGCTAAGCTTCGGGGCGGCCAAGGTCAGCGGCAAGGATCTCTCCATCTTCACCCGGCAGTTCGCCACCATGATCAATGCCGGACTTCCCTTGGTACAGTGTCTGGAAATTCTGGGATCGCAGAACGACAATCCCACCATGCGCAAGGTCATTGAACAGATCAAGACCGACGTTGAAGGCGGATCCACTCTGGCCGAAGCCATGAAGCGGCAAAAAACAACTTTCAGTGAGTTGTACATCAACATGGCGGCGGCCGGTGAGGCCGGCGGTATCTTGGACAACATCCTTAACCGGCTGGCCATATATCTGGAAAAGAACGAAGCTTTGGTCGGCAAGGTAAAACGATCCATGATCATGCCTGTTATCCTGATATCGGTTTGTATCGGCGCCGCCGCCATCCTTCTGATCTTTGTCATTCCCATCTTCGAGAAGATGTTTGCCGGGATGGGCGCCAAGCTGCCGGGTCCGACTTTGTTTGTGGTAGCGCTTTCAAAATTCTTGCAAAAATGGATCATTGCCATTATTGTAGTGGTGGTAGGCGCGGTGGTGGGTATCAAGAGATGGTACAAAACCGATAAGGGCCAGCTATATTTGGATTCATTGATGCTGAAACTCCCAGTCCTGGGGGATCTTCAGCAGAAATCGGCCATAGCCAGATTTGCCCGCACTTTGGGGACACTGCTTTCCTCGGGCGTAGCCATTATGGATGCCCTGGAGATAACGGCCAAGACCGCCGGCAACCGGGTAGTGTCGGACGCCATCATGTTCGCCCGCAAATCGATCGGCGGCGGCGAGACCATCTCCGGACCGTTAAAGACCATGAAGATATGTCCTCCAATGGTGGTTCAGATGGTGGCGGTGGGCGAGGCTACCGGCGGTCTGGACGAGATGTTGAACAAGATAGCCGATTTCTACGATGAAGAGGTGGACGGCGCGGTGGAGGGTCTGACTGCGGCCATGGAGCCCATCATCATGGTGGTGCTGGGTCTGGGCATCGGCGGAATGGTAGTGGCTATGTACCTTCCCATCTTCACTATGACTTCGGCTATGATGGGGGGGAAGTAA
- a CDS encoding type IV pilus twitching motility protein PilT: MITLQQLLEEMIQKKSSDLHITAGVPPVFRIDGELMQSTHDKLTPDMTQSLAYSILNDRQKKRFEMEQELDLSFGVQGLSRFRGNIFLQRGCVAMALRTIPWEIRTFQDLGLPPVAAELASKPRGLVLVTGPTGSGKSTTLATMLDKVNTERRAHILTVEDPIEYMHSHKKSVVNQRQLEADTKSFENALKYVLRQDPDVVLVGEMRDLVTFESALRIAETGHLTFATLHTNSAAESIHRIIDAFPAYQQPQVRAQLAFVLEGVMTQQLLPLTKGGRVMALEVMVCTPAIKAMIRDDKVHQIYSLIQAGSKYGMQTMNQALFQLFMDKKVSMDTIFDYTPNSEELDQMIKRRQALPV, translated from the coding sequence ATGATCACCTTACAGCAACTGCTGGAGGAAATGATCCAGAAGAAATCCAGCGATCTTCATATTACCGCCGGGGTGCCGCCGGTCTTCCGGATCGACGGCGAATTGATGCAAAGCACTCATGACAAACTTACCCCTGATATGACCCAGTCTTTAGCCTACAGCATCCTCAACGACCGCCAGAAGAAAAGATTTGAGATGGAGCAGGAACTGGATCTTTCATTCGGCGTTCAGGGCCTGTCCCGGTTCCGGGGAAATATCTTTCTGCAGCGGGGATGCGTGGCCATGGCTTTAAGGACTATTCCCTGGGAGATACGCACCTTCCAGGATCTGGGACTTCCTCCGGTGGCTGCCGAACTGGCCTCCAAGCCCAGGGGGCTGGTATTGGTGACCGGGCCTACCGGATCGGGCAAATCCACCACTTTGGCCACCATGCTGGACAAGGTGAACACCGAGCGCCGGGCCCACATCCTGACGGTGGAGGATCCAATTGAGTACATGCACAGCCATAAGAAATCAGTGGTTAACCAACGCCAGTTGGAGGCCGACACCAAGAGCTTCGAAAATGCCTTGAAATACGTGCTGCGACAGGATCCCGATGTGGTGCTGGTGGGAGAAATGCGCGACCTAGTGACATTTGAGTCGGCCCTTCGCATCGCCGAGACCGGACACTTGACCTTTGCCACTCTGCACACTAATTCGGCGGCCGAATCCATTCACCGCATCATTGATGCTTTTCCGGCTTACCAACAGCCCCAGGTGCGGGCCCAGCTGGCCTTCGTGCTGGAGGGGGTGATGACCCAGCAGCTGCTGCCTTTGACCAAGGGCGGCCGGGTGATGGCGTTGGAGGTGATGGTCTGCACTCCGGCCATCAAGGCCATGATCCGGGACGACAAGGTCCACCAGATATATTCCTTGATCCAGGCAGGTTCCAAGTACGGAATGCAGACCATGAACCAGGCTCTGTTCCAATTATTCATGGATAAGAAGGTCAGTATGGACACTATTTTCGATTATACTCCCAACAGCGAAGAACTGGACCAGATGATAAAACGCCGTCAGGCTCTACCCGTCTGA
- a CDS encoding glycosyltransferase family 2 protein — MPDIKNKVVVVFPAYFAEKTLERTVKEVPGDFVDQMILVDDHSSDGTVQLAKKLGLTVHRHSQNTGYGGNQKTCYKLALEAGASIVVMLHPDYQYDPKIIKYFVELISAGYFDLMLGTRIRSRREALAGGMPLYKYVSNRALTFFQNLVSGQNLSEWHTGMRAYRREVLENIDFNKFSDDFVFDTQMLFAAVQKDYRIGEISVPVRYFKEASSINFVRSLQYGVATIWQAVRFLFNGFRQY, encoded by the coding sequence ATGCCTGATATAAAAAACAAAGTGGTAGTGGTCTTTCCGGCCTATTTTGCTGAAAAGACCTTGGAGCGGACGGTGAAAGAGGTTCCCGGGGATTTTGTGGACCAAATGATACTGGTGGATGACCACAGCAGCGATGGCACGGTACAGCTGGCCAAAAAACTAGGTTTGACCGTCCACCGGCATTCCCAAAACACAGGCTATGGCGGAAACCAGAAGACCTGCTATAAGCTGGCCCTGGAGGCCGGGGCTTCAATAGTAGTGATGCTGCACCCGGATTACCAGTACGACCCCAAGATCATCAAATATTTTGTGGAATTGATCTCAGCCGGATATTTTGACCTGATGCTGGGCACCCGGATCCGCTCCCGGCGCGAGGCCCTGGCCGGGGGAATGCCTCTTTACAAGTATGTTTCTAACCGGGCGCTGACTTTTTTCCAGAACCTGGTCAGCGGGCAGAACCTTTCCGAGTGGCACACCGGGATGAGGGCCTACCGGAGAGAAGTGCTGGAGAACATAGATTTCAATAAATTCTCTGATGACTTCGTGTTTGATACCCAGATGCTTTTTGCGGCTGTCCAAAAAGATTACCGCATAGGGGAGATCTCGGTGCCGGTGCGCTATTTTAAGGAAGCCTCCAGCATCAACTTTGTCCGCAGTTTACAATACGGAGTAGCCACTATTTGGCAGGCCGTGCGCTTTTTGTTCAACGGCTTCAGACAATACTAA
- the pilB gene encoding type IV-A pilus assembly ATPase PilB: protein MAQNIGEMLLKMGLITQAQYDKAATEQRTTSEPLVATLIRLGVVTENVMLQFVSRQFNVPSLDLSNFQVEPAVIKMIRPDIANKFMVIPIKKLGRSLTLAMIDPSDFYALEDIKFLTGQEVKPVVAAYSAVKKLLEQHYPLGRDLQVIAEGGDLAQTKSDDIEKLPEHEETLDGDFGNVEMVDEGLEEEDDISAQQAGQSTPVVKMANYILTEAVRRGASDIHVEPYEKVFRIRLRQDGVLVTLMEPPMKMKSPLVSRLKIMSKLDVTERRKPQDGRIAIKVLDKKIDLRVSTLPVLFGEKVVMRILDSSSLTLDLANFGFTEDALRNFMKSIHAPYGIVLITGPTGSGKTTTLYSALSQLNTPDRHIMTVEDPIEYNLKGVNQIQAEAGIGFTFGLALRSMLRQAPNIIMLGEIRDGPTASIAIRAALTGHLVLSTLHTNDAPSTISRLVDMGVDPFLVASSTVLIQAQRLVRRICKACKDTHEYNPKVLTDLGIAPEELKGVTFYKGKGCAVCNNTGYKGRVGLYEVMPISRTLRAQILRREPVTTIRATAVKEGMLTLRMDAWGKVKQGMTTVEEMIRETAEG from the coding sequence ATGGCGCAAAACATAGGCGAAATGCTATTAAAAATGGGCCTGATAACCCAGGCTCAGTATGACAAAGCCGCAACCGAGCAGCGCACCACCAGCGAGCCGCTGGTGGCTACCCTGATCCGGCTGGGTGTAGTGACCGAGAACGTAATGCTGCAGTTCGTTTCCCGGCAGTTCAATGTTCCTTCGCTGGATCTTTCTAACTTTCAGGTGGAGCCGGCGGTGATAAAAATGATCCGGCCCGACATTGCCAACAAATTCATGGTGATCCCGATCAAGAAACTGGGCCGTTCGCTGACTCTGGCCATGATAGATCCTTCCGATTTTTATGCTCTGGAAGATATAAAATTTTTGACCGGCCAGGAGGTCAAGCCGGTGGTGGCCGCTTACAGCGCGGTTAAAAAATTATTGGAACAGCACTATCCTTTGGGACGGGACCTGCAGGTCATTGCTGAGGGAGGCGATCTGGCCCAGACCAAATCCGATGACATAGAAAAATTGCCGGAGCACGAAGAGACCTTGGATGGTGACTTTGGGAACGTGGAGATGGTGGATGAAGGTCTGGAAGAAGAGGACGATATTTCGGCCCAGCAGGCCGGACAGTCAACCCCAGTGGTCAAGATGGCCAATTATATTCTGACCGAGGCGGTGCGCCGGGGAGCTTCGGACATCCACGTTGAGCCTTATGAAAAGGTGTTCCGGATCCGGCTGCGGCAGGACGGCGTACTGGTGACCCTGATGGAGCCGCCCATGAAGATGAAATCCCCGCTGGTCTCCCGCTTGAAGATCATGTCCAAGCTGGACGTGACCGAGCGGCGCAAGCCCCAGGACGGACGCATCGCCATCAAAGTGCTGGACAAGAAAATCGACCTCCGGGTTTCCACTCTGCCGGTGTTGTTTGGGGAAAAAGTGGTGATGCGTATCCTGGACTCGTCCTCCCTGACCCTGGATCTGGCCAACTTCGGGTTCACCGAGGATGCCCTGCGCAATTTCATGAAATCCATCCACGCTCCATACGGCATTGTGCTGATCACCGGGCCCACCGGATCGGGCAAGACCACCACCCTATATTCTGCTCTTTCTCAGCTGAACACCCCGGACCGGCACATCATGACGGTTGAGGATCCCATAGAATATAATCTGAAAGGCGTAAACCAGATTCAGGCCGAGGCCGGCATCGGTTTCACCTTCGGGCTGGCTCTGCGCTCCATGCTCCGGCAGGCTCCTAATATCATCATGCTGGGGGAGATCCGGGACGGCCCCACCGCTTCCATCGCCATCCGGGCGGCCCTGACCGGGCATCTGGTGCTATCCACCCTGCACACTAACGACGCTCCATCCACTATCAGCCGTTTGGTGGACATGGGAGTGGATCCGTTCCTGGTGGCCTCGTCCACGGTGCTAATCCAGGCCCAGCGGTTGGTGCGCCGGATATGCAAAGCCTGCAAGGACACCCATGAATACAATCCCAAGGTGCTGACCGATCTGGGCATCGCTCCGGAGGAACTCAAAGGTGTGACTTTTTACAAGGGAAAGGGCTGTGCGGTATGCAATAACACAGGATATAAGGGACGGGTGGGCCTTTATGAGGTCATGCCCATATCCCGGACCTTGCGGGCTCAGATATTAAGGCGGGAGCCGGTAACCACCATCAGGGCCACAGCAGTTAAAGAAGGAATGCTGACCCTGAGAATGGACGCCTGGGGCAAGGTCAAACAGGGTATGACCACGGTGGAAGAGATGATCCGGGAAACTGCCGAAGGATAA